The Cydia splendana chromosome 8, ilCydSple1.2, whole genome shotgun sequence genome contains a region encoding:
- the LOC134792695 gene encoding chromodomain-helicase-DNA-binding protein Mi-2 homolog isoform X2 — protein sequence MASDDEVDGSFAGDEDVEEGEGQNENSGESDEAPPKEDDEYSPEDARKKKKGKKRKARGEDKKGRKKKKKRKNESEEDDEFGLEIEAEGDSDYALSAMTSKKSRKGRGSRHNTTPSTPAASDSGSGMPTVEEVCSSFGLSDVDIEYTDADFENLTSYKLFQQHVRPLLVKENPKVPVSKLMMLVAAKWRLFCESNPNLGGGSNMGSEENTNTSTASDYVPKARAGRPPKEPKNEDTVEDVEEEEEEADSDGGTPAPRKRGRKAKHGPRGKPGRKPKVPTLKIKFSKRKRTSSEEDPEGSAGANSESDAEFEQMLAEAEEPKPQPPPPAADDAAAQPAADGTPAPKKKAKTKIGNKSKKKRNKLKTTNKFPDGAEGEQEHQDYCEVCQQGGEIILCDTCPRAYHLVCLEPELEETPEGRWSCPHCEAEGNQDQDDDDEHQEFCRICKDGGELLCCDSCPSAYHRFCLNPPLEEVPDGEWKCPRCSCPPIDGKVNKILTWRWKEHSAKSKAPREREFFVKWFERSYWHCSWISELQLDVFHPLMYRYYMRKYDTEEPPKLEEPLDEQDGRYKRIKSKQGQDSDEKALEEKYYRYGVKPEWLIVHRVINHRTSRDGTTYYLVKWRDLSYDQATWESEHADIVGLKQAVDYYQDMRSFITSEGKSKGSKGKKAGRKSKTRDPIDDDESSNGQQVKVAGHKYCPPPDKPVSNLNKKYEEQPAFVYETGMQLHPYQLEGLNWLRYSWGQGIDTILADEMGLGKTIQTVTFLYSLFKEGHCKGPFLVSVPLSTIINWEREFELWAPDLYCITYVGDKDSRAVIRENELTFDDGANRGGRPSKIKSQVKFNVLLTSYELVSIDATCLGSIDWAVLVVDEAHRLKSNQSKFFRLLAGYHINYKLLLTGTPLQNNLEELFHLLNFLNKDKFNDLAAFQNEFADVSKEEQVKRLHEMLGPHMLRRLKADVLKNMPTKSEFIVRVELSPMQKKYYKYILTRNYEALNPRSGGQTVSLLNVMMDLKKCCNHPYLFPVAAEEAPLGTHGNYDTSALIKASGKLVLLAKMLQKLKEQGHRVLIFSQMTKMLDILEDFLEGAGYKYERIDGGITGPTRQEAIDRFNAPGAQQFVFLLSTRAGGLGINLATADTVIIYDSDWNPHNDIQAFSRAHRIGQANKVMIYRFVTRNSVEERVTQVAKRKMMLTHLVVRPGMGGKGANFTKQELDDILRFGTEELFKEEEGKEEAIHYDDKAVSDLLDRSKEGIESKESWANEYLSSFKVASYSTKEGENEEEVDTEIIKQEAENTDPAYWIKLLRHHYEQHQEDQARTLGKGKRVRKQVNYNDGSVAQTENREDSTWQENGSDYNSDFSQGSEDDKEDDDFDEKNDNGDLLSRRSKRRLERREERDRPLPPLLARVGGNMEVLGFNARQRKSFLNAIMRYGMPPQDAFNSQWLVRDLRGKSERNFKAYVSLFMRHLCEPGADNAETFADGVPREGLSRQHVLTRIGVMSLIRKKVQEFEHINGYYSMPELIRKPVEPVKIAGAAGESAAASPAPSGATPLASAAASPQAPPAPAVAAAADTTDKEKEEAPKEEKSDKEPKDEPMDTSDKEEREKSAEKETPKEEPAEAKPEPERRMSVDEEPPKEEEKKEEVKEEAQEEAEKEKPKEEPKEDDKKEEDKKSEKADSEASEKPSKDEKKDDDDDDVVLVKEEDDLKVERRKFMFNIADGGFTELHTLWLNEERAAAPGREYEIWHRRHDYWLLAGIVTHGYGRWQDIQNDLRFAIINEPFKMDVGKGNFLEIKNKFLARRFKLLEQALVIEEQLRRAAYLNLTQDPNHPAMSLNARFAEVECLAESHQHLSKESLAGNKPANAVLHKVLNQLEELLSDMKSDVSRLPATLARIPPVAQRLQMSERSILSRLAATAGNPVPAAQMAAFPAGFAATGALPGFAPAAAAAANFANFRPQYSVPGQPASATSSSSKS from the exons ATGGCTTCAGATGATGAAGTAGACGGTTCATTTGCAG gCGACGAGGACGTGGAGGAAGGTGAAGGTCAGAATGAAAATTCTGGGGAAAGTGATGAAGCACCACCTAAG GAGGATGATGAATACTCTCCAGAAGATGccagaaagaagaagaagggtAAGAAAAGAAAGGCCCGTGGAGAAGACAAAAAGGGCagaaagaaaaagaagaagcgAAAGAATGAGAGTGAAGAA GATGACGAGTTTGGGTTGGAGATTGAAGCGGAAGGTGACAGTGACTATGCGCTAAGCGCTATGACAAGCAAGAAATCGCGCAAGGGCCGCGGCAGCAGGCACAACACTACGCCCTCTACACCTGCCGCTTCTGACTCTGGCTCTG gcATGCCGACAGTGGAGGAAGTCTGCTCGTCGTTCGGACTCTCAGACGTGGACATCGAGTACACGGACGCAGACTTCGAGAACTTGACGTCCTACAAGCTTTTCCAGCAGCATGTCCGACCGTTGCTGGTTAAGGAAAATCCAAAG GTGCCAGTATCGAAACTGATGATGCTGGTAGCCGCCAAATGGCGGTTGTTCTGCGAGAGCAACCCCAACCTGGGCGGCGGCTCAAACATGGGCTCTGAGGAGAACACCAACACGTCCACGGCCTCCGACTACGTGCCCAAAGCTAGGGCTGGACGCCCGCCTAAGGAACCAAAG AACGAGGACACAGTGGAGGACgtggaggaggaggaggaggaggcgGACAGCGACGGCGGCACGCCCGCGCCCCGCAAGCGCGGCCGCAAGGCCAAGCACGGCCCGCGCGGCAAGCCCGGCCGCAAGCCTAAAGTGCCCACGCTCAAGATCAAGTTCAGCAAGCGCAAGCGGACCAGCAGT GAGGAGGACCCGGAGGGCAGCGCGGGGGCCAACTCGGAGTCGGACGCGGAGTTCGAGCAGATGCTCGCCGAGGCCGAGGAGCCCAagccgcagccgccgccgccggccgccGACGACGCCGCCGCACAGCCCGCCGCGGACGGCACGCCG GCGCCAAAGAAGAAAGCCAAGACCAAGATTGGTAACAAGAGCAAGAAGAAGAGGAACAAGCTCAAGACCACCAACAAGTTCCCTGACGGCGCGGAGGGCGAGCAGGAGCACCAGGACTATTGCGAG GTGTGCCAACAAGGCGGCGAGATAATCCTCTGCGACACGTGCCCGCGCGCCTACCACTTGGTGTGCCTGGAGCCCGAGCTGGAGGAGACGCCCGAGGGCCGCTGGTCGTGCCCGCACTGCGAGGCCGAAGGCAACCAGGACCAGGACGATGATGACGAGCATCAGGAGTTCTGCAG AATTTGCAAGGACGGCGGCGAACTGCTCTGCTGCGACTCATGCCCGTCGGCCTACCACCGCTTCTGCCTCAACCCACCGCTCGAGGAGGTGCCGGACGGGGAATGGAAATGTCCGCGGTGCAGT TGTCCTCCAATAGATGGCAAAGTAAACAAGATCCTAACATGGCGGTGGAAGGAGCACTCGGCCAAGTCCAAGGCGCCGCGCGAGCGAGAGTTCTTCGTAAAGTGGTTCGAACGCTCCTACTGGCACTGCAGCTGGATATCAGAACTGCAG TTGGACGTGTTCCATCCACTGATGTATCGCTACTACATGCGCAAATACGACACGGAGGAACCGCCGAAGCTAGAAGAGCCCCTCGACGAACAAGACGGCCGATACAAGCGCATCAAGAGCAAGCAGGGCCAGGATTCTGACGAGAAGGCACTGGAGGAGAAATACTACAG ATACGGCGTGAAGCCGGAGTGGCTGATCGTGCACCGCGTGATCAACCACCGCACGAGCCGCGACGGCACCACGTACTACCTGGTGAAGTGGCGCGACCTGTCCTACGACCAGGCCACCTGGGAGTCCGAGCACGCCGACATCGTGGGCCTCAAGCAGGCCGTCGACTATTATCAG GATATGCGTTCCTTCATCACTTCGGAAGGCAAATCAAAGGGAAGCAAAGGCAAAAAGGCCGGGCGCAAGAGCAAGACCCGCGACCCCATCGACGACGACGAGAGCAGCAACGGCCAGCAGGTGAAGGTGGCCGGCCACAAATACTGCCCGCCACCCGACAAGCCCGTCTCCAACCTCAACAAGAAGTACGAGGAGCAGCCGGCCTTCGTCTACGAGACCGGCATGCAGCTGCACCCCTACCAGCTCGAGGGGCTCAACTGGCTGCGCTACTCCTGGGGGCAGGGCATCGACACCATCCTCGCCGACGAGATGGGGCTCGGCAAGACCATCCAGACCGTCACCTTCCTCTACTCCCTCTTCAAGGAGGGCCACTGCAAGGGGCCGTTCTTGGTCTCCGTTCCTCTTTCCACCATCATCAATTGGGAGAGAGAATTCGAACTGTGGGCGCCGGACCTATACTGCATCACTTACGTCGGTGACAAGGATTCAAGAGCGGTCATTAGAGAGAACGAGTTGACGTTCGACGATGGCGCTAATAGAGGCGGCAGACCGTCAAAAATCAAGTCTCAGGTCAAATTTAATGTCTTGCTCACTTCATACGAATTGGTTTCTATCGACGCTACGTGTCTCGGCTCCATCGACTGGGCCGTGTTAGTCGTCGACGAAGCCCACAGACTAAAGAGCAACCAGTCTAAATTCTTTAGGCTGCTCGCCGGCTACCACATCAACTACAAACTTTTGCTCACCGGTACTCCCCTTCAGAACAACCTCGAGGAGTTGTTCCATCTTTTGAATTTCTTGAACAAGGACAAATTTAACGATCTCGCCGCGTTCCAGAACGAGTTCGCGGACGTTTCAAAAGAGGAGCAAGTCAAGAGGCTTCACGAAATGCTGGGGCCGCATATGCTGCGACGACTTAAAGCCGACGTGCTGAAGAACATGCCTACCAAGTCCGAGTTCATCGTGCGCGTCGAGCTGTCTCCCATGCAGAAGAAATATTACAAATACATTTTGACGAGGAATTACGAAGCTCTAAACCCGAGGAGTGGAGGTCAGACCGTGTCTCTGTTGAACGTGATGATGGATTTGAAGAAATGTTGCAACCATCCTTATCTCTTCCCCGTGGCAGCGGAAGAAGCACCGCTAGGAACCCACGGTAACTACGACACGTCTGCTCTGATCAAAGCTTCGGGAAAACTCGTTCTTTTGGCTAAAATGTTGCAGAAACTCAAGGAGCAAGGCCACAGAGTTCTTATTTTCTCACAGATGACAAAAATGTTGGATATCCTCGAAGACTTCTTAGAAGGCGCCGGTTACAAGTATGAAAGAATTGACGGTGGCATCACTGGACCCACCCGTCAGGAAGCCATCGATAGGTTCAACGCTCCAGGCGCCCAACAGTTCGTGTTCTTGCTGTCCACGAGGGCAGGTGGTCTGGGTATCAACTTGGCGACCGCTGACACTGTCATCATTTACGACTCCGATTGGAATCCTCACAACGACATCCAGGCGTTCTCCCGTGCCCATCGTATCGGTCAAGCGAACAAAGTGATGATCTACCGCTTCGTCACGCGCAACAGTGTCGAGGAGCGAGTCACACAGGTCGCCAAGAGGAAGATGATGTTGACCCACTTGGTCGTACGCCCCGGCATGGGCGGCAAAGGCGCCAATTTCACCAAACAGGAGTTGGACGATATCCTCCGATTCGGTACCGAAGAGTTATTCAAAGAAGAGGAGGGCAAAGAAGAAGCCATCCATTACGACGATAAAGCTGTATCAGACCTGCTCGATCGATCGAAGGAGGGTATCGAATCGAAGGAATCGTGGGCTAACGAATATCTCAGTTCCTTCAAAGTGGCCAGCTACTCCACAAAGGAAGGTGAAAACGAGGAGGAAGTCGACACGGAAATCATCAAACAGGAAGCCGAGAACACCGACCCGGCGTACTGGATCAAACTGCTCCGGCACCATTACGAGCAGCACCAGGAAGACCAGGCGCGGACTCTCGGCAAAGGCAAGCGAGTGCGCAAACAGGTCAACTACAACGACGGCAGCGTCGCGCAAACAGAAAACAGGGAGGACTCGACGTGGCAGGAGAACGGCTCGGATTACAACTCCGACTTCTCCCAGGGCAGCGAGGACGATAAGGAAGACGACGATTTCGATGAGAAGAATGACAACGGAGATCTGCTCAGCCGCCGCAGCAAGCGACGCCTCGAGAGACGGGAGGAGCGCGACCGACCGCTGCCGCCGCTGCTCGCTCGTGTCGGAGGAAACATGGAAGTCCTCGGCTTCAACGCTCGCCAGAGGAAGTCCTTCCTCAACGCCATCATGCGATACGGCATGCCGCCCCAGGACGCGTTCAACTCGCAATGGCTAGTGCGCGATCTCCGAGGCAAATCCGAGAGGAACTTCAAAGCCTACGTGTCGCTGTTCATGCGGCATCTGTGCGAGCCCGGCGCGGATAACGCGGAAACGTTCGCCGACGGCGTGCCCCGCGAGGGCCTGTCGCGGCAGCACGTGCTGACGAGGATCGGCGTCATGAGCCTGATAAGGAAGAAGGTGCAGGAGTTCGAGCACATCAACGGGTACTACAGCATGCCGGAACTGATCCGCAAACCGGTAGAGCCGGTGAAGATCGCGGGAGCCGCCGGGGAGAGCGCGGCCGCGAGCCCCGCGCCCTCCGGCGCCACGCCGCTCGCGTCCGCCGCGGCCTCGCCCCAGGCCCCGCCGGCGCCCGctgtcgccgccgccgccgacaccaCCGACAAAGAGAAGGAAGAGGCGCCTAAGGAGGAGAAATCCGACAAGGAACCTAAAGACGAGCCGATGGACACGAGCGACAAGGAGGAGCGCGAGAAATCCGCAGAAAAAGAGACTCCGAAAGAGGAGCCGGCCGAGGCTAAACCCGAGCCGGAGCGTCGCATGTCCGTCGACGAGGAGCCTCCTAAGGAGGAGGAGAAGAAGGAGGAGGTTAAAGAGGAGGCTCAAGAGGAAGCCGAGAAGGAGAAGCCTAAGGAGGAGCCTAAAGAGGACGATAAGAAGGAGGAGGACAAGAAGAGCGAGAAGGCGGACTCTGAGGCCTCCGAGAAGCCGAGCAAAGATGAGAAGAAGGATGACGACGATGATGATGTCGTGCTGGTCAAGGAGGAGGACGATCTCAAG GTGGAGCGACGCAAGTTCATGTTCAACATCGCCGACGGAGGCTTCACGGAGCTGCACACGCTGTGGCTCAACGAggagcgcgccgccgcgcccggCCGCGAGTACGAGATCTGGCACCGCCGCCACGACTACTGGCTGCTCGCCGGCATCGTCACGCACGGCTACGGCCGCTGGCAGGACATACAGAACGACCTGCGCTTCGCCATCATCAACGAGCCCTTCAAGATGGATGTCGGCAAAGGAAACTTCCTTGAGATCAAGAACAAGTTCCTTGCGAGGAGATTCAAG CTGTTGGAACAAGCGCTGGTAATCGAGGAGCAACTCAGGCGAGCGGCGTACCTGAACTTAACCCAGGACCCGAACCACCCCGCCATGTCGCTGAACGCGCGCTTCGCCGAGGTGGAGTGCCTCGCCGAGTCCCACCAGCACCTCAGCAAGGAGTCGCTCGCGGGCAACAAGCCGGCCAACGCCGTGCTGCACAAG GTGCTGAACCAGCTGGAGGAGCTGCTGTCGGACATGAAGTCGGACGTGTCGCGGCTGCCGGCCACGCTGGCGCGCATCCCGCCCGTGGCGCAGCGCCTACAGATGTCGGAGCGCTCCATCCTGTCCCGCCTCGCCGCCACCGCCGGCAACCCCGTGCCCGCCG